CAAAATAGGACTCATTGTTTAATGGCTTGAACATACTAAACGTGATTTGGGTTCacaggctccctctagtggtaagTAAAAGAAATcgccaaataaaatattcaaacagtGGCTTaaactttgttttgtaatCCAGCCCAGTACATTTGTTGAGcacaatttgatttatttaaccCAGAAgtacatttgcatttcatcTAAGATGGTATGTTGAGATTGAAGAgtttttaaagtattttttttaaagatatgAACTTTTGCTTGCACTTTGtgacataataaaaaaaaaaaagaaatgtgacgGATGAAAGGTGTTCCTGAGGCGCTGCAGTGTGATGGCATTTGTGATGTCAATTCatcaaattgttttgcttctgATTCAAGTcaggacaaaaagaaaagtgagaaATGTGAGAGTACCTTCTTTGCAAAGGCACGTCCACATTGGTCGCAGGCGTGCAAGGAGAAGTTCTTGGTCACTCGGACTTCGGTGGAGGTTGATCCGGAAGTGCCGCCGCTCTCGGACGGTGCATCGTGGCGGCGGGTGTTCGTCGGCAAGGCGGAGGCTGGATTGCGGTGATGCGAGTGCTTGTCGCTGCGACGGGTCATCGGGGGGCTGACGGGGCGAGGCTGGTGGGCTTGTTGACGCTCTTGTTTCCGCGTAACGGGCGGCGAGGGGGCGGGAGATGGGGACGGCAGCTCCGGGGTTTTCCGGGCGGAGGTGGAAGGTGGCGCCGAGTCTTGCTTGCGGGTCACGGGAGGCGACGGGCAAGGGGAGGACGTAGTGGAGGCGTGGCGCCCGTTGACTTCCCCCTTGCTGCCGCTGCTAGGCTTCTTGGGGTTGGTGTTGCTGAGGACGGCCTCGGCGAGCCTCTTCACCGCCCGGCTCTCCAGTTTGGGCATGATCTTCGCCAGATAAGGCGACGACTTCTTGTGCACCACTGTCACGTGACGCAGGACGTCCCGCTTGCGGCGCGACTCGTAGCGGCACAGCGGGCAGCGGTAGAACTTGATGAAGATTTCGTTGCCGTCCATGTGCAGCTCGATGTGCTTGGACAGGTTCTGACGGGAGCTGAACTGGCGTTTGCACAGCTTGCAGAAGAGCTGCTTGAAGTCAAAGCCCACCGACAGTTTGTTTTTGGCCGCCGGACTCCCGGCCGACGTGCCGGCTGCCGCCTTGGGGCTCCACAccgtctcctcctccttgactttcaGGGCAGCAGAGAGCCCGACGGCACTTTTTGACGATCCCGTGCTATGAGTGGGAGACGCGGGTGGACTTTGGGCCATTTCCTCATCTTGCTCGTCTTCTTCTAAGGGTTCAACCGCTTCTTGTTTGACTTGGATACTGTTGCTAGGCAGCActctggtgctgctgctggtggtgttGGTCGCAGGTGCAGTTGGCGGCGTAGCAGTTGGCGTGGTCACTGATCGGTTACTTTTGACGCTGTATATCTTGTGGACGATGCGCATGTGTCTTTTCAACATCAGCTAAGAGACAAACACTTCGCATTAGATCGACAACAGATTTACAGGGTTCCAAAAGTAGCCTtaaggatttttaaaaatggatacAGTGAAAACAACAGGGGCCCCAAAattgaaccctgtggaacaccGTACGATAGGGCAACCAAGACTAACCTGCGAGCTGTAGTTCCTCTTGCACAGCGTGCAGCGGCTCGTCAGTTGGCTCTGAGATGTCGTCTGAGGTTGGCTCTGAGGCTTTGCGCGGTTCTGGTTCAGAGGCGCCGCTTTGGCGTTGACAGGGCCCGACTTGGAGGTGCTGCTTTGCGGCGGCGAGGCGCTGTTGCCCTTCTTGGGTGGAGTGGCCTCCAGAGAGAGTGGCTGGCCGGGCCGCGAGGCGATGGCGGGGGTGATAGTGTCCCGTCGCAGACCGCGGTGCACCTCGTCAAAGTGGCGCCGCACGTTGGTTTTGGTGGCGAACACTTTGAGGCACACGGGGCACGACTTTCCCGGCGGTGTGCTCAGTGACTGTGGCCGACCTTCACAATAAGAACACATTTTAGCTCTCTCAGAAAACACAAACGGAAGACAAGTGGGACTAACCTTTCACCATCGAGAGCAGGCTCGTCGGGACCGTCCGCGTCTCGGTGAACTTGCGGAGCTCCTCCAGTTTGGTCTTGTGCATTTTGCGGCAGTGGCGTCGGATGCTGCGGCGCGAGTTGAAGTCTTGACCGCACAGACAGCACGAGATCGTAACGTCCTCAACCTGGACGGACAACTGGCATTAAGTCTAACTTGATGTCATTATTATAACCTCAACTTGACGTGTGATTTGCAACACCTACCCCACTAGTGGATCCCTCGTCCTCAGGCTGTGGTGCCGCTTCTTtcgcctcctcctcttccgccTCCCACCTCTTCCTACCCTGGCTGTGCGCTGGGCTCTCCGGACCACGGGGCTGGCCGGTCTGGTTGTTGTCAGCCTCCCCAGTTTCTCCTTCCCATGCGACTGGACTCTCCCTGGCACTGTGAATGCCACATGGCAAGGTTAAGGAAACGACAGGTCAGTTCTGGCGCCACCAACAGTACCTGGGCGCTCGCGACGGATACCGAGCCAGTTCCTCTTCGGTGGTGAGGTACTGGTACACGGCCTTGCTGGTGCTCTGGATGGGCTCCAGCCGTACCACATAGTCCGGTCGGTCGGCTCTGTGATAGATGATGTCTGTCAATTCCTGAAGGGCCACGCTTTGTCGGTCATCGCCTAAAGGCACACAAGTCGAAAGGTGGTTAAAGTTGAGAGACAAAACATTAGGTACGCTACATCTAAATAACGTTGACACTGTCAGGCTCACCGTCGTGTTCCGGCAGCCGTGACAGGCAGTAGTAGTCTTTGTGTGTGATGAGGTTGGGCAGGCCTCGGAAGAGACTTCGACACACCTTACACTCAAAGATGGTGTCCACCTCCCTCAGCAGCATGTGCCTCAGTTGGCTGGTGCCTGCACGCACAAAAAACGATGTCGGGAATTAGAGCACCGATACAGCGTGTTGGCCATTTTGTAATTGATGAGCGAACTATATCGTGCACCGTATAAAAATTGGTGCCTTGAGATTAGAGCTGAACaattaatcaaattcaaaGCGACAGCCCAGTGTAGCagaatgcaatttaaaaattgCAAGGAAGCAATTGGGCTGGAAAAActaagaaaagaaataatcaAACCGTGCCCCTCGATACGTTCTGTGCTGAAGTagtgaaaatcattttttcatgAAGCAGAAAAGTTGAAAGTGATATTATTCAAATACAGAGACAAAATCGTTCAGCCTTACAAATGACTTAAGACATTAGCATTCAtatcatatattctttatcctccgcAAAGAGCAACCAACACTATCACGGCTTAGAGAAGAATAACTTGTGACGggctttacattttatttcatgaagtACTTTAGAGCGAATAGGAAAACGAGTCAACGATTCCACTCATTCCATATTCAGTATATGACTATTTGGTcaagtgtgaatgtgtgttccaaacctGAACGAAAGCATTCAATAATCTGATGGATTCCAGATTTGGAGGTGTGCAGGGGCTGCTGGAGCACAGGAGGATCTCCGGGCTCCACGCAGTGACCTTGAAAGAGACAAAACAATGAGACGCTTTGTTACTTCTAAGTGGGGCCATTCATCATTCCAGAAAGTTGGGCGATTGTTACCTGCGTTGTGAGTGCCAGGGGTGGTCTGCTTCAGCCAGTCCTCGGTCTGACAGCTCTGGTCCCGGGTGTCGGGGGCGGGTCCCTTGTCGGGCTCTGGGAGCAGAGGGGGGATGGGCTTCCACAGCGGCTTGGCCAGGGCAGAGCAATCACCCTTTGCCAGGATGTCCGCTGGGGCTTCTGGAGGACTTTTAGCCTCTGCCTCGGTAGGAGCGGGAGTGCCGAGGTTGTCAGAGACGCACTCCGGCGGCGGAGTTGGTTCCGTGTTCGAACTGTGTGGAATTTCCTCCGCATCTGGTTGGAGAGACTAAACCAACgaggaaaaagaaaccaaGTGAGGAGGGTTATCACAAGATGTTTATGCTAATCTTGGTAGCCTGTTTATGGTGTTTTGGATtacatgttagcattaagctagcagttGGTTTTtagtgcacattttttttatgcaacagtttaacggctaactttaacTAGGAGtgacaaaacacatttcattggCTGCATTCCGCTCCACTGAGCCAAATTGACTAGTCTGACCTAGAATGACTTGCGTGCGTGTAATGTCATCAATCCTTCGCATCCAGGGGGTGAAAGTTAACCTCATGACATCCACACACACCTCAGTAGATTAGTGGCGTGCGTTGGTGTGTACCAAATCTGCTGCACCCGCTGATCTTTTCTCCACCTCCACCCACCAATTTATCCTCATCATCTTACTCTCACTGTCCCCCTCGTCTGTCTCTCTCACGTCCCCACTGCCCTTGAACGGGGATAAACAACTCCCACACTGTGGCGCCTTGCTGAACATCAGTGCGGCGCAAAGTGGGCCACCTGGATTCGGAACCGGCGTGGATTCAGCAAATAACTTATGTTGtggcaaataaatgtatggaGGAACGAAGGTTTCTGGTGCAGTTTTAGACTTTTTATTCCCCTGTACCTGTTGGCGGACGGTGTGAGCGCTCTTCCTTCCGGCTGACTTGGTCTTCACCATGGTGCCGACACGCCGACTTCACCTGTAACATATGACAACAGAATTGCAAAATTTAGTGgatctgggtttttttttaaatatacttaATCAtcagaaaattaaataaaagtgtgAAATGACCCAGGTTAAGATTTTCATATTGAGCTTGGCAACAGAATTGGAAAATTTAGtggatctgtttttttttttttaaatatacttcATCAtcagaaaattaaataaaagtgtAAAATGACCCAGGTTAAGATTTTCATATTGAGCTTTTTCATAAACAACCCTGAATGTGAATTTGGATTGATGTCTCCCTCTAGTGGACGTACAATGCACTCGTGCCCGTtagtgtaaaataaataatttatactAAATACAGAACATGGATTTACTTTGCTCATTGTTTTACCAATTAAACAGCATTCATTGTGTCTCTACTACCATCAAAACTAGTAAGCCAGTCCAGCTACcccccacttcctgtttcatcCACCATCTGTGTCTGCGCGTCACTTTTAATTATAACATTAAAAGTGATGAATTGGCAAGACAAAGATAGCTACCACCTGTGTGATTACGGTATAGTTTTATGATTATTTACCGGCTGACGCTAAAAGATCAGCAAACTGTTTATGTAAATAGTAGAAAtcaaacggaaaaaaaataatcagctTAAATAAACAGTAGTCGGCCATGTTTATCGTTGTAGTTCACAGAAAAGTCCAACAGAGGGAGACAAAGCTGCTACTAAAATGTTGTTGTTCCCccctaaaatgtaaaaagttgAGTGGTTTTGTTCCGACTCCAACAGGGAAGACACCTGTTACCCGGAAGGACAGAAAAGAGGATACTGAGAAACTATGCAAcagttttttctctttttttttcctttcaaaaaTAGCTCAAACAAAGGATGACATCAATGAAGTAAGTCAGCAGTATTTTTATGTGAAACTCAAACTGACACTAAGTGGGTTCATTCAAGTGCTTGAGGCACTCTCGCATTGAACACAAAGGAACCCATTTATCTCCAAAATTTCAGTGGAaatcttttatattttttagcCCGCTGACCGACCAACACACGACCCTAAAAACCTAACCTCAACAAACGCTTCCGAGCCATTCGACCGTCCGTCTCCAGTCTTAGCAAATGGATGGTTTGATTGCGAGATCATGTTGAAATGTGTCTCCCAAATCCATCTCTAAGTCTTGGCAGTTACATAATTTATGAGCAAATACGTGATGCTGCATCCTCAGTGATAATCCACGGCGCGGTTTAAGCCGGCGAGGCGAGACACAAAACCCGAGAGACGACGTGCAAACGGTCAGGGACGCGAGAAGGAAGCAGTCGGTGCGTCCCGGTGGCCATGGAGAAGAAATCCAGACAGGACTTCTTCCCGAAGGAGCGATGCCACACTCTAGACCCGATGTCAATTTTCTTTTGACCGATTAATCACCcgattcattttaaaaatgctgtAATGCATGAAATAATCAAAAAAACGTCTTTAAATCATATTTAAGGACAGAAAGATTTTTATAAAGATTTACATGGAATAATTATTTTAGCCAAAGTTTGAAGGGCCATAATTGGTcaatttaatattaaaaataacctCCAAATGTGCTCAAAAGCCAATATTGAATTTATCTTCAGTTtacaaaggggaaaaagaaaacagtttaCTGACACAGCTTAAAATCTCCAAACAAAAGATGCAATCAGACGTCTACTGCTCGTACGTACTCGGTCTATCTTCCATCTGTTTACGTTTGCTCCGGCGACAACGCTTGGTATATATACAACCTGTCAACAGTGTCTGATAACCGACAGACAAGCAGCTCATTTTCATTAAAAGCAATGACGATTGATATAAAAACATGGGAGGAGATAAAATAGTAAATACCCGTATTTGCATCACATTCAAGTCTTCCTGCGGtgttcacaaaatgttttacacACTAAAGTCTACACAACCCTGTTCAAAATCTCTTCTCCGCCATTATTGGCATATAAAAGCAATCATTGGGAGGggaagcaaaaataaacaagacaaTGTGGTTGCATAAGTGCGCACACCCGCTAATAACTGGGATGAAGCCGTGTGTTAAGTGCCTCTGAATCACCCCTGCTCTTCTAGTAGGCTTTTCCAGACATGCCATATTTTCTCCACTTTCTGCATTCCATGTTTCAGtattataaaaacaacagGCGTTttaacaggggtgtgtagacttttacATCGATGCATCgcttccagaaaaaaaaaatgcacttctCACGAGGTGGTTACGAAGTTCAGGGCGCTTTACTTAGAGTGTAAGTCAAGCAATGCAAACGCTGGTGGCGTTTAAAAACACAAGCGGTAACGCGCGGCGCGTCACGGTGGTGGAAGCAAACAAACCCACGCGTGACTTCCCCTTGCCCAGCGCGTTTGCGGGGACTAACGATCCACGCGTGATCTACCCACGACGCGAGTGGTcgaggggaggaggaggaagaaaaagaaagggtGGACCGTTCAGCTCTGGCCGGCCTGCTCACTTGAGATAACTGGAACTCGCCTTCGATACAGGGGCGAGGAGGTATAGAGCCGTGGCCGGCTTTCGAGCTCTCTTTTCCGGCTTGATGATACTTCCGATACCGGAGTACCGGAGGGTGTTGCCGGTCGGGCGCATTGTGCAAAGCCGCTCCAGCCCGGCTGCATAAACGGGAGGGCCGTGACGCAAATACAACCGGGCGATTTAGAAGTGACACATCCCGTGTCGTGGTCGCGCGTAGACCCGGATGATCAGATCACGCACGCTTTGGAtgcattacttttttttctttttttaaattaaactcGAGGCGTATATCAAGTGATGCGAAAATGTCGCGATAGATCGTGTGCTTGTCTAGTGGAAACATGCAAAGTGAGTCGAGTGGCCTCGCCGTGGTGGCCGCTAGGACGCATGCACTGCCTGATCCGGCAGGGGTGGGGGGCGGTGGGGGGACAGCCCGAGTGGGACTTAGGAGCGCATTGACGGGCCATAAAGGGGGCTGGCGCGGTGACTATTGTGCTCCCTTTTTTTGTGACCAAGAGTCCCAACTATTTACAAAAGGTTGGCCGGTGCACGGTTGGCGGTTGGGCCAGCTGCGCAAAAAGCAGCAGCGCCACCGAGGTGCTTGCGCAGCGGTCGGACTTCCCCACTTTTTGTGCAAACTCTCCCCACTCGTATTTTTGCGTAAAGCGAGTCAGCGCGCGGGGTTGTTTCCTCTCCCGTATCGGCCCGCCTTCCCCCCCGTCACCAAACGTGCTCAAAATCCCCTTTTGGTCGCTAAAATGGCGTTTAGAAGCGACAAAACGCGTGTTAGCTTGGCTCGAAACGCACCTTCCGCGCCATCGTGGTGGAGGCCCCCCTTCGTAGCGACTGCAGCATGGCTGGGAAGTGCGGCGTAAAGACGAGTTGAGCCGGATAAAAGCACGCACAGACACCGAATAAACACGACATCCACCTCGGTGTTAACGCCACGGAAGCGCCCCAGGCCGCCCGGGCTGGCTTAGCCCCACGACGGCGGTGCTAATATGCGCCAAAAGCTCCAGCACCTTTTCCAAGAGGCAGCAGCCTGGCGCACAGAACCGGTGACCCTTCCATCTTTGCGCGTCCTTCCACCGCACGAAAGCGTCGGCTAGCCTCTGCTACGGGCGCCGATCTCGCTTAAAACACGCCATCGAGGCTGTGTGCACACCCCGCGGGGCTTAGCGCGGAGTGTTCGTGCTGCCCGAAGCCCATGGAAGCGTGCTCGCCGCGGCCGGGCAGAAACGAGGGCGATGACGCCattttctgcaaaaacaaGCAGGCTCGGGAAGCCCGAAGCGGAGGCGCCGAGAACCTTCCGTGCATCGCCAAACCGCATCAAAACGAGTGCTTACCGTGTATCTCCTGCCGGGTGTTGTGTCGAGGAGGCTACGCGAGCCGATTCGGCCGATCCGGAGCGTATTCGGCGTGGCTGGTTCGCTCGTGCCGTGCGAAGTTGCACTGCGTGCCGCTGCCTTTGTGCACCCAGAGGAGCCTCTCGGGCGCCGAGGCTGCCTCTGCGCAAAGGTGCACCCTCTTCCCCCCGTCCCGCTCGGGCTACCCGACGATCAAGGGTGACAACAGATGGGAATtgacaaagagaaaaagcaaacacTTGAAAGAACAACGACGCGTCGTCGTTACGATCCCTTTTGATTTCTTTGCTGCTTTAATCCAAAGGCCACACACGTCTAGCGCCAAATTTGTGTCGCCCCCAAAACGCGCAAGCGAACCTTTGACAACACGAACTCTCCAACGGGACGCTTTAAGCTGTCCGTCAAAATCAAACTAAACGTACTTATATGCGCAAAGTTGTGGCACGACACAAAAGATTAGtcaagaataataataataatggggaaaaaaacgttcCACTTGTGTATTATTGATTTTACTGACAATTTGTCAGAGGTGACTGAAAAACATTGGTAAGATCAGAAGTTAGGATTCAACTAAAATAAAGTATAGCACAacaagtgttgttttttaatatatcaACTGAATTTACAGCTCacaaccccaaaaaacaattctCTAATAAAATTTCCACACTTTTAAGTAGGCTAAATGTAACAGATTGAGCTGATTGATCG
This genomic window from Syngnathus acus chromosome 23, fSynAcu1.2, whole genome shotgun sequence contains:
- the znf800b gene encoding zinc finger protein 800b; this translates as MVKTKSAGRKSAHTVRQQSLQPDAEEIPHSSNTEPTPPPECVSDNLGTPAPTEAEAKSPPEAPADILAKGDCSALAKPLWKPIPPLLPEPDKGPAPDTRDQSCQTEDWLKQTTPGTHNAGHCVEPGDPPVLQQPLHTSKSGIHQIIECFRSGTSQLRHMLLREVDTIFECKVCRSLFRGLPNLITHKDYYCLSRLPEHDGDDRQSVALQELTDIIYHRADRPDYVVRLEPIQSTSKAVYQYLTTEEELARYPSRAPSARESPVAWEGETGEADNNQTGQPRGPESPAHSQGRKRWEAEEEEAKEAAPQPEDEGSTSGVEDVTISCCLCGQDFNSRRSIRRHCRKMHKTKLEELRKFTETRTVPTSLLSMVKGRPQSLSTPPGKSCPVCLKVFATKTNVRRHFDEVHRGLRRDTITPAIASRPGQPLSLEATPPKKGNSASPPQSSTSKSGPVNAKAAPLNQNRAKPQSQPQTTSQSQLTSRCTLCKRNYSSQLMLKRHMRIVHKIYSVKSNRSVTTPTATPPTAPATNTTSSSTRVLPSNSIQVKQEAVEPLEEDEQDEEMAQSPPASPTHSTGSSKSAVGLSAALKVKEEETVWSPKAAAGTSAGSPAAKNKLSVGFDFKQLFCKLCKRQFSSRQNLSKHIELHMDGNEIFIKFYRCPLCRYESRRKRDVLRHVTVVHKKSSPYLAKIMPKLESRAVKRLAEAVLSNTNPKKPSSGSKGEVNGRHASTTSSPCPSPPVTRKQDSAPPSTSARKTPELPSPSPAPSPPVTRKQERQQAHQPRPVSPPMTRRSDKHSHHRNPASALPTNTRRHDAPSESGGTSGSTSTEVRVTKNFSLHACDQCGRAFAKKLYLESHKRSHRNAATAAGSRRKGVSTRSKSLVW